A window from Vigna angularis cultivar LongXiaoDou No.4 chromosome 7, ASM1680809v1, whole genome shotgun sequence encodes these proteins:
- the LOC108336490 gene encoding meiotic recombination protein SPO11-1 isoform X3: MEGKRRRLRMESQGESVLLLTKIKEFTRVLLTDLTNGRSPLILIDRFRSYCAVPNANCFCASDLPYGKEALTLRTKSRAHRLVVMLRVMLIVQKLLQENKHSSKRDIYYTYPSLFLDQSVVDQAINDICILMQCSRHNLNVVSAGNGLTMGWIRFSEGERKFDCISSPNSVHPVPVHVEEVKDIISVAQYILVVEKESVFQRLANDQFCNVNHCIVITGRGYPDIPTRRCELFFSYAYDVMLSSHMPTGLFVNPSKCVCLCAKLGTYMLNISLIIFILYTNRFLRLLVENLRLPVYCLVDCDPYGFDILTTYRFGSMQMAYDTKHLRVPEIRWLGAFPSDSERYFVPKQCILPLTAEDKRKVEAMLLRCYLQREVPQWRLELKLMLQKGVKFEIEALSAHALSFLSDSYIPSKIEHKLIM, from the exons ATGGAGGGAAAGAGGAGGAGGTTACGAATGGAGTCACAAGGAGAGAGTGTGCTTCTTCTCACGAAAATCAAAG AATTCACTCGAGTTTTGCTCACAGACCTTACTAATGGACGCTCACCACTCATTCTCATCGATCGCTTCAGAAGCTACTGCGCCGTTCCCAACGCCAACTG CTTTTGTGCCTCAGATTTGCCGTACGGAAAGGAAGCTCTCACACTCCGCACGAAATCCCGCGCGCACAGACTAG TTGTCATGTTGAGGGTGATGCTGATTGTTCAGAAACTTTTGCAAGAGAACAAGCATAGCTCCAAGAGAGACATTTATTACACGTATCCTTCTTTATTTTTGG ATCAGTCAGTGGTGGACCAAGCAATTAATGATATATGTATTCTAATGCAGTGCAGTCGCCATAACCTTAATGTG gTTTCCGCAGGGAATGG GTTAACTATGGGCTGGATAAGGTTCTCTGAAGGAGAGAGGAAATTTGACTGCATTAGTTCTCCCAACAGT GTCCACCCCGTCCCCGTTCATGTTGAGGAAGTTAAAG ATATCATTAGTGTTGCACAATACATATTAGTTGTGGAGAAAGAATCAG TTTTCCAAAGACTGGCAAACGACCAATTCTGCAATGTAAATCACTGTATTGTCATCACT GGAAGAGGCTACCCAGATATTCCTACAAGAAGGtgtgaactttttttttcatatgctTATGATGTTATGCTATCAAGCCATATGCCAACTGGGCTTTTCGTAAATCCTAGCAAATGTGTTTGTTTGTGCGCAAAGTTAGGAACTTACATGCTTAATATATCTCtgattatattcattttgtatacTAACAGGTTTTTGCGGCTTCTGGTAGAGAATTTGCGCCTGCCTGTTTATTGCTTGGTAGATTGTGATCCCTATGGCTTTGACATTCTAACCACTTACAGATTTGGTTCGATG CAAATGGCTTATGACACGAAACATCTTCGCGTCCCAGAGATACGCTGGCTTGGAGCTTTTCCTTCAGATTCCGAGAGATATTTTGTTCCAAAGCAGTGTATCCTTCCTTTGACTGCTGAGG ACAAAAGAAAAGTTGAAGCCATGTTACTTAGATGCTACCTTCAAAGGGAGGTACCACAATGGAG GTTGGAGCTAAAGCTGATGCTCCAAAAGGGAGTAAAGTTTGAGATTGAAGCCTTATCTGCGCACGCACTTTCATTCTTGTCCGATTCTTACATCCCATCTAAAATTGAGCATAAATTGATCATGTAG
- the LOC108336490 gene encoding meiotic recombination protein SPO11-1 isoform X5, with protein sequence MEGKRRRLRMESQGESVLLLTKIKEFTRVLLTDLTNGRSPLILIDRFRSYCAVPNANCFCASDLPYGKEALTLRTKSRAHRLVVMLRVMLIVQKLLQENKHSSKRDIYYTYPSLFLDQSVVDQAINDICILMQCSRHNLNVVSAGNGLTMGWIRFSEGERKFDCISSPNSVHPVPVHVEEVKDIISVAQYILVVEKESVFQRLANDQFCNVNHCIVITGRGYPDIPTRRFLRLLVENLRLPVYCLVDCDPYGFDILTTYRFGSMQMAYDTKHLRVPEIRWLGAFPSDSERYFVPKQCILPLTAEDKRKVEAMLLRCYLQREVPQWRLELKLMLQKGVKFEIEALSAHALSFLSDSYIPSKIEHKLIM encoded by the exons ATGGAGGGAAAGAGGAGGAGGTTACGAATGGAGTCACAAGGAGAGAGTGTGCTTCTTCTCACGAAAATCAAAG AATTCACTCGAGTTTTGCTCACAGACCTTACTAATGGACGCTCACCACTCATTCTCATCGATCGCTTCAGAAGCTACTGCGCCGTTCCCAACGCCAACTG CTTTTGTGCCTCAGATTTGCCGTACGGAAAGGAAGCTCTCACACTCCGCACGAAATCCCGCGCGCACAGACTAG TTGTCATGTTGAGGGTGATGCTGATTGTTCAGAAACTTTTGCAAGAGAACAAGCATAGCTCCAAGAGAGACATTTATTACACGTATCCTTCTTTATTTTTGG ATCAGTCAGTGGTGGACCAAGCAATTAATGATATATGTATTCTAATGCAGTGCAGTCGCCATAACCTTAATGTG gTTTCCGCAGGGAATGG GTTAACTATGGGCTGGATAAGGTTCTCTGAAGGAGAGAGGAAATTTGACTGCATTAGTTCTCCCAACAGT GTCCACCCCGTCCCCGTTCATGTTGAGGAAGTTAAAG ATATCATTAGTGTTGCACAATACATATTAGTTGTGGAGAAAGAATCAG TTTTCCAAAGACTGGCAAACGACCAATTCTGCAATGTAAATCACTGTATTGTCATCACT GGAAGAGGCTACCCAGATATTCCTACAAGAAG GTTTTTGCGGCTTCTGGTAGAGAATTTGCGCCTGCCTGTTTATTGCTTGGTAGATTGTGATCCCTATGGCTTTGACATTCTAACCACTTACAGATTTGGTTCGATG CAAATGGCTTATGACACGAAACATCTTCGCGTCCCAGAGATACGCTGGCTTGGAGCTTTTCCTTCAGATTCCGAGAGATATTTTGTTCCAAAGCAGTGTATCCTTCCTTTGACTGCTGAGG ACAAAAGAAAAGTTGAAGCCATGTTACTTAGATGCTACCTTCAAAGGGAGGTACCACAATGGAG GTTGGAGCTAAAGCTGATGCTCCAAAAGGGAGTAAAGTTTGAGATTGAAGCCTTATCTGCGCACGCACTTTCATTCTTGTCCGATTCTTACATCCCATCTAAAATTGAGCATAAATTGATCATGTAG
- the LOC108336490 gene encoding meiotic recombination protein SPO11-1 isoform X2 produces MEGKRRRLRMESQGESVLLLTKIKEFTRVLLTDLTNGRSPLILIDRFRSYCAVPNANCFCASDLPYGKEALTLRTKSRAHRLVVMLRVMLIVQKLLQENKHSSKRDIYYTYPSLFLDQSVVDQAINDICILMQCSRHNLNVVSAGNGLTMGWIRFSEGERKFDCISSPNSVHPVPVHVEEVKVFQRLANDQFCNVNHCIVITVSNLLKTLVSFGTIFLCLNSIFIQGRGYPDIPTRRCELFFSYAYDVMLSSHMPTGLFVNPSKCVCLCAKLGTYMLNISLIIFILYTNRFLRLLVENLRLPVYCLVDCDPYGFDILTTYRFGSMQMAYDTKHLRVPEIRWLGAFPSDSERYFVPKQCILPLTAEDKRKVEAMLLRCYLQREVPQWRLELKLMLQKGVKFEIEALSAHALSFLSDSYIPSKIEHKLIM; encoded by the exons ATGGAGGGAAAGAGGAGGAGGTTACGAATGGAGTCACAAGGAGAGAGTGTGCTTCTTCTCACGAAAATCAAAG AATTCACTCGAGTTTTGCTCACAGACCTTACTAATGGACGCTCACCACTCATTCTCATCGATCGCTTCAGAAGCTACTGCGCCGTTCCCAACGCCAACTG CTTTTGTGCCTCAGATTTGCCGTACGGAAAGGAAGCTCTCACACTCCGCACGAAATCCCGCGCGCACAGACTAG TTGTCATGTTGAGGGTGATGCTGATTGTTCAGAAACTTTTGCAAGAGAACAAGCATAGCTCCAAGAGAGACATTTATTACACGTATCCTTCTTTATTTTTGG ATCAGTCAGTGGTGGACCAAGCAATTAATGATATATGTATTCTAATGCAGTGCAGTCGCCATAACCTTAATGTG gTTTCCGCAGGGAATGG GTTAACTATGGGCTGGATAAGGTTCTCTGAAGGAGAGAGGAAATTTGACTGCATTAGTTCTCCCAACAGT GTCCACCCCGTCCCCGTTCATGTTGAGGAAGTTAAAG TTTTCCAAAGACTGGCAAACGACCAATTCTGCAATGTAAATCACTGTATTGTCATCACTGTAAGCAATCTTCTGAAGACACTAGTTTCTTTTGGAACAATATTTCTTTGTTTGAATTCTATCTTTATACAGGGAAGAGGCTACCCAGATATTCCTACAAGAAGGtgtgaactttttttttcatatgctTATGATGTTATGCTATCAAGCCATATGCCAACTGGGCTTTTCGTAAATCCTAGCAAATGTGTTTGTTTGTGCGCAAAGTTAGGAACTTACATGCTTAATATATCTCtgattatattcattttgtatacTAACAGGTTTTTGCGGCTTCTGGTAGAGAATTTGCGCCTGCCTGTTTATTGCTTGGTAGATTGTGATCCCTATGGCTTTGACATTCTAACCACTTACAGATTTGGTTCGATG CAAATGGCTTATGACACGAAACATCTTCGCGTCCCAGAGATACGCTGGCTTGGAGCTTTTCCTTCAGATTCCGAGAGATATTTTGTTCCAAAGCAGTGTATCCTTCCTTTGACTGCTGAGG ACAAAAGAAAAGTTGAAGCCATGTTACTTAGATGCTACCTTCAAAGGGAGGTACCACAATGGAG GTTGGAGCTAAAGCTGATGCTCCAAAAGGGAGTAAAGTTTGAGATTGAAGCCTTATCTGCGCACGCACTTTCATTCTTGTCCGATTCTTACATCCCATCTAAAATTGAGCATAAATTGATCATGTAG
- the LOC108336490 gene encoding meiotic recombination protein SPO11-1 isoform X6 yields MEGKRRRLRMESQGESVLLLTKIKEFTRVLLTDLTNGRSPLILIDRFRSYCAVPNANCFCASDLPYGKEALTLRTKSRAHRLVVMLRVMLIVQKLLQENKHSSKRDIYYTYPSLFLDQSVVDQAINDICILMQCSRHNLNVVSAGNGLTMGWIRFSEGERKFDCISSPNSVHPVPVHVEEVKVFQRLANDQFCNVNHCIVITGRGYPDIPTRRFLRLLVENLRLPVYCLVDCDPYGFDILTTYRFGSMQMAYDTKHLRVPEIRWLGAFPSDSERYFVPKQCILPLTAEDKRKVEAMLLRCYLQREVPQWRLELKLMLQKGVKFEIEALSAHALSFLSDSYIPSKIEHKLIM; encoded by the exons ATGGAGGGAAAGAGGAGGAGGTTACGAATGGAGTCACAAGGAGAGAGTGTGCTTCTTCTCACGAAAATCAAAG AATTCACTCGAGTTTTGCTCACAGACCTTACTAATGGACGCTCACCACTCATTCTCATCGATCGCTTCAGAAGCTACTGCGCCGTTCCCAACGCCAACTG CTTTTGTGCCTCAGATTTGCCGTACGGAAAGGAAGCTCTCACACTCCGCACGAAATCCCGCGCGCACAGACTAG TTGTCATGTTGAGGGTGATGCTGATTGTTCAGAAACTTTTGCAAGAGAACAAGCATAGCTCCAAGAGAGACATTTATTACACGTATCCTTCTTTATTTTTGG ATCAGTCAGTGGTGGACCAAGCAATTAATGATATATGTATTCTAATGCAGTGCAGTCGCCATAACCTTAATGTG gTTTCCGCAGGGAATGG GTTAACTATGGGCTGGATAAGGTTCTCTGAAGGAGAGAGGAAATTTGACTGCATTAGTTCTCCCAACAGT GTCCACCCCGTCCCCGTTCATGTTGAGGAAGTTAAAG TTTTCCAAAGACTGGCAAACGACCAATTCTGCAATGTAAATCACTGTATTGTCATCACT GGAAGAGGCTACCCAGATATTCCTACAAGAAG GTTTTTGCGGCTTCTGGTAGAGAATTTGCGCCTGCCTGTTTATTGCTTGGTAGATTGTGATCCCTATGGCTTTGACATTCTAACCACTTACAGATTTGGTTCGATG CAAATGGCTTATGACACGAAACATCTTCGCGTCCCAGAGATACGCTGGCTTGGAGCTTTTCCTTCAGATTCCGAGAGATATTTTGTTCCAAAGCAGTGTATCCTTCCTTTGACTGCTGAGG ACAAAAGAAAAGTTGAAGCCATGTTACTTAGATGCTACCTTCAAAGGGAGGTACCACAATGGAG GTTGGAGCTAAAGCTGATGCTCCAAAAGGGAGTAAAGTTTGAGATTGAAGCCTTATCTGCGCACGCACTTTCATTCTTGTCCGATTCTTACATCCCATCTAAAATTGAGCATAAATTGATCATGTAG
- the LOC108336490 gene encoding meiotic recombination protein SPO11-1 isoform X4, whose product MEGKRRRLRMESQGESVLLLTKIKEFTRVLLTDLTNGRSPLILIDRFRSYCAVPNANCFCASDLPYGKEALTLRTKSRAHRLVVMLRVMLIVQKLLQENKHSSKRDIYYTYPSLFLDQSVVDQAINDICILMQCSRHNLNVVSAGNGLTMGWIRFSEGERKFDCISSPNSVHPVPVHVEEVKDIISVAQYILVVEKESVFQRLANDQFCNVNHCIVITVSNLLKTLVSFGTIFLCLNSIFIQGRGYPDIPTRRFLRLLVENLRLPVYCLVDCDPYGFDILTTYRFGSMQMAYDTKHLRVPEIRWLGAFPSDSERYFVPKQCILPLTAEDKRKVEAMLLRCYLQREVPQWRLELKLMLQKGVKFEIEALSAHALSFLSDSYIPSKIEHKLIM is encoded by the exons ATGGAGGGAAAGAGGAGGAGGTTACGAATGGAGTCACAAGGAGAGAGTGTGCTTCTTCTCACGAAAATCAAAG AATTCACTCGAGTTTTGCTCACAGACCTTACTAATGGACGCTCACCACTCATTCTCATCGATCGCTTCAGAAGCTACTGCGCCGTTCCCAACGCCAACTG CTTTTGTGCCTCAGATTTGCCGTACGGAAAGGAAGCTCTCACACTCCGCACGAAATCCCGCGCGCACAGACTAG TTGTCATGTTGAGGGTGATGCTGATTGTTCAGAAACTTTTGCAAGAGAACAAGCATAGCTCCAAGAGAGACATTTATTACACGTATCCTTCTTTATTTTTGG ATCAGTCAGTGGTGGACCAAGCAATTAATGATATATGTATTCTAATGCAGTGCAGTCGCCATAACCTTAATGTG gTTTCCGCAGGGAATGG GTTAACTATGGGCTGGATAAGGTTCTCTGAAGGAGAGAGGAAATTTGACTGCATTAGTTCTCCCAACAGT GTCCACCCCGTCCCCGTTCATGTTGAGGAAGTTAAAG ATATCATTAGTGTTGCACAATACATATTAGTTGTGGAGAAAGAATCAG TTTTCCAAAGACTGGCAAACGACCAATTCTGCAATGTAAATCACTGTATTGTCATCACTGTAAGCAATCTTCTGAAGACACTAGTTTCTTTTGGAACAATATTTCTTTGTTTGAATTCTATCTTTATACAGGGAAGAGGCTACCCAGATATTCCTACAAGAAG GTTTTTGCGGCTTCTGGTAGAGAATTTGCGCCTGCCTGTTTATTGCTTGGTAGATTGTGATCCCTATGGCTTTGACATTCTAACCACTTACAGATTTGGTTCGATG CAAATGGCTTATGACACGAAACATCTTCGCGTCCCAGAGATACGCTGGCTTGGAGCTTTTCCTTCAGATTCCGAGAGATATTTTGTTCCAAAGCAGTGTATCCTTCCTTTGACTGCTGAGG ACAAAAGAAAAGTTGAAGCCATGTTACTTAGATGCTACCTTCAAAGGGAGGTACCACAATGGAG GTTGGAGCTAAAGCTGATGCTCCAAAAGGGAGTAAAGTTTGAGATTGAAGCCTTATCTGCGCACGCACTTTCATTCTTGTCCGATTCTTACATCCCATCTAAAATTGAGCATAAATTGATCATGTAG
- the LOC108336490 gene encoding meiotic recombination protein SPO11-1 isoform X1 yields MEGKRRRLRMESQGESVLLLTKIKEFTRVLLTDLTNGRSPLILIDRFRSYCAVPNANCFCASDLPYGKEALTLRTKSRAHRLVVMLRVMLIVQKLLQENKHSSKRDIYYTYPSLFLDQSVVDQAINDICILMQCSRHNLNVVSAGNGLTMGWIRFSEGERKFDCISSPNSVHPVPVHVEEVKDIISVAQYILVVEKESVFQRLANDQFCNVNHCIVITVSNLLKTLVSFGTIFLCLNSIFIQGRGYPDIPTRRCELFFSYAYDVMLSSHMPTGLFVNPSKCVCLCAKLGTYMLNISLIIFILYTNRFLRLLVENLRLPVYCLVDCDPYGFDILTTYRFGSMQMAYDTKHLRVPEIRWLGAFPSDSERYFVPKQCILPLTAEDKRKVEAMLLRCYLQREVPQWRLELKLMLQKGVKFEIEALSAHALSFLSDSYIPSKIEHKLIM; encoded by the exons ATGGAGGGAAAGAGGAGGAGGTTACGAATGGAGTCACAAGGAGAGAGTGTGCTTCTTCTCACGAAAATCAAAG AATTCACTCGAGTTTTGCTCACAGACCTTACTAATGGACGCTCACCACTCATTCTCATCGATCGCTTCAGAAGCTACTGCGCCGTTCCCAACGCCAACTG CTTTTGTGCCTCAGATTTGCCGTACGGAAAGGAAGCTCTCACACTCCGCACGAAATCCCGCGCGCACAGACTAG TTGTCATGTTGAGGGTGATGCTGATTGTTCAGAAACTTTTGCAAGAGAACAAGCATAGCTCCAAGAGAGACATTTATTACACGTATCCTTCTTTATTTTTGG ATCAGTCAGTGGTGGACCAAGCAATTAATGATATATGTATTCTAATGCAGTGCAGTCGCCATAACCTTAATGTG gTTTCCGCAGGGAATGG GTTAACTATGGGCTGGATAAGGTTCTCTGAAGGAGAGAGGAAATTTGACTGCATTAGTTCTCCCAACAGT GTCCACCCCGTCCCCGTTCATGTTGAGGAAGTTAAAG ATATCATTAGTGTTGCACAATACATATTAGTTGTGGAGAAAGAATCAG TTTTCCAAAGACTGGCAAACGACCAATTCTGCAATGTAAATCACTGTATTGTCATCACTGTAAGCAATCTTCTGAAGACACTAGTTTCTTTTGGAACAATATTTCTTTGTTTGAATTCTATCTTTATACAGGGAAGAGGCTACCCAGATATTCCTACAAGAAGGtgtgaactttttttttcatatgctTATGATGTTATGCTATCAAGCCATATGCCAACTGGGCTTTTCGTAAATCCTAGCAAATGTGTTTGTTTGTGCGCAAAGTTAGGAACTTACATGCTTAATATATCTCtgattatattcattttgtatacTAACAGGTTTTTGCGGCTTCTGGTAGAGAATTTGCGCCTGCCTGTTTATTGCTTGGTAGATTGTGATCCCTATGGCTTTGACATTCTAACCACTTACAGATTTGGTTCGATG CAAATGGCTTATGACACGAAACATCTTCGCGTCCCAGAGATACGCTGGCTTGGAGCTTTTCCTTCAGATTCCGAGAGATATTTTGTTCCAAAGCAGTGTATCCTTCCTTTGACTGCTGAGG ACAAAAGAAAAGTTGAAGCCATGTTACTTAGATGCTACCTTCAAAGGGAGGTACCACAATGGAG GTTGGAGCTAAAGCTGATGCTCCAAAAGGGAGTAAAGTTTGAGATTGAAGCCTTATCTGCGCACGCACTTTCATTCTTGTCCGATTCTTACATCCCATCTAAAATTGAGCATAAATTGATCATGTAG
- the LOC108337703 gene encoding uncharacterized protein LOC108337703, which yields MDQLKNQTITAFTQSLKAHYYLLMFTQLFVSVSVCSFLFSPSSLLVFLHYFKFYFSTFPSQLFTHNIDKNSMFLLCNGLLVFVGITKSLSRSSSDDKPSTFVKDDGSQSQFSVTGASDLMLEITETVVQSSEPDQHKNAAAEKVKERENCAEEEVLENVEKIIVVDEGLERGSCIVLKAEKEELDEETEQLDVSDGEQDKGSEIDYILIEESVEEEEEHAEEESSMLSTEELNKKFEDFIRKMKEDLRIEAQRQLVMV from the coding sequence ATGGATCAACTTAAAAACCAAACCATAACAGCCTTCACTCAAAGCTTAAAGGCTCATTACTATCTACTTATGTTTACTCAATTATTCGTTTCAGTATCTGTGTGTTCCTTCCTCTTCTCACCTTCTTCCTTGCTTGTTTTCCTCCATTACTTCAAATTCTATTTCTCTACATTCCCTTCCCAACTCTTCACCCACAACATAGACAAGAACAGCATGTTTCTCCTCTGCAATGGTCTCCTTGTTTTTGTTGGTATCACCAAATCTCTCTCCCGGTCTAGTTCTGATGATAAGCCTTCTACGTTTGTAAAAGATGATGGTTCACAATCCCAGTTCTCGGTTACTGGGGCCAGCGATTTAATGTTGGAGATAACAGAAACCGTGGTGCAAAGTAGTGAGCCTGATCAGCATAAGAACGCTGCAGCagagaaagtaaaagaaagggaaaactGTGCTGAAGAAGAAGTACTAGAAAACGTGGAGAAGATAATTGTGGTAGATGAAGGACTAGAAAGAGGAAGTTGCATAGTTTTGAAAGCAGAGAAGGAGGAGCTGGATGAAGAAACTGAACAATTGGATGTAAGTGATGGAGAGCAAGATAAAGGGTCAGAAATTGATTACATTCTGATTGAAGAGAGcgtagaagaggaagaagaacatGCAGAAGAAGAAAGCAGCATGCTGAGCACAGAGGagttgaataaaaaatttgaagattTCATTAGAAAGATGAAGGAAGATCTAAGAATTGAAGCTCAACGGCAATTAGTCATGGTTTAA
- the LOC108336171 gene encoding mitochondrial import inner membrane translocase subunit TIM50 — protein sequence MSLGILRSRAISFVSKRFLCTNTASAPLPPPPSPNAASAPLPPPSPRRWNFLKYAIVGALTGATGFAGYASYAYSLEEIEEKTKSFRESAKHTAVDGGTALDKFQGLLYSTAMAVPTKAVEFYLDSRRLIEELVQSYTEPYTDKLLPDLLPQEQHVFTLVLDLNETLIHYIWTRDTGWQTFKRPGVDAFLEHLAQFYEIVVYTDEQNMFVDPVIERLDTKHCIRYRLSRPATKYQDGKHFRDLSKLNRNPGKVLYLSGHALESCLQPENCVPIKAWQQQDIDDTALLDFIPFLEFVARSSPSDIRPVLASYEGCDIPSEFIRRSKEHQRRMQEQKHRGRFWK from the exons ATGTCGTTGGGAATCCTTCGATCTCGCGCGATTTCATTCGTATCGAAGCGATTTCTCTGCACCAATACAGCTTCtgctcctcttcctcctcctccttctcccaATGCAGCTTCcgctcctcttcctcctccttctcccaGGCGCTGGAATTTCCTCAAATACGCCATCGTCGGTGCACTTACCGGAGCCACCGGCTTTGCCGGTTACGCTTCTTACG CTTACAGCTTGGAGGAAATAGAAGAGAAAACGAAGTCCTTCCGTGAGTCTGCCAAACACACTGCTGTTGATGGAGGCACTGCGCTCGAT AAATTTCAAGGTTTGCTCTATTCAACTGCAATGGCCG TGCCTACTAAAGCAGTGGAGTTTTATTTGGATTCAAGAAGGCTAATTGAAGAACTAGTTCAG AGTTATACTGAACCATATACGGACAAGCTACTTCCTGATTTGCTTCCTCAGGAGCAACATGTGTTTACTCTTGTTCTTGATCTGAATGAAACATTGATTCACTACATTTGGACG CGAGATACAGGTTGGCAGACTTTCAAAAGACCTGGAGTTGATGCCTTCTTGGAACATTTAGCTCAGTTCTATGAAATAGTAGTGTACACAGACGAACAGAATATG TTTGTTGACCCTGTTATAGAAAGGCTGGATACCAAGCATTGCATTAGATATAGGCTGTCAAGGCCAGCTACTAAGTATCAAGATGGGAAACACTTCAGA GATCTTTCTAAACTAAACAGAAATCCAGGAAAAGTCCTTTATTTAAGCGGCCATGCTCTGGAAAGTTGCCTGCAGCCTGAGAACTGTGTCCCCATTAAGGCATGGCAGCAGCAAGATATAGATGACACGGCCCTTTTGGATTTTATACCATTTCTTGAGT TTGTTGCCCGTAGTAGTCCATCTGATATAAGACCAGTGCTAGCCTCTTACGAAGGATGTGATATTCCCAGTGAATTTATCAGGCGCTCTAAAGAGCATCAGAG